A genomic region of Anaerobaca lacustris contains the following coding sequences:
- a CDS encoding FliM/FliN family flagellar motor switch protein translates to MTDPSGANLNRTRLHRLLAAVGSAPAQIERAGKVEVYDWRDPHYFNEDQRNRLAALMSQVAAVLSERCAHFFNSEFNVVPASITQHFANDVNHHIDLERSFSLSFGPDAKPPCGFLAIGAEAAMDWVTRLLGDSESEQNPDRVLSSLEQSLLSNLVGAMAEAFLGSLKPHQNLKPADEVVRGSVATAFEPTDPICRIVFQIGKAGAEPGHEVTFVLDAPALAPVVGRTIQAKTTVPQNELARLLMEHVHRMSVPIAARLGSTRLSFEEVLDLAPGDVLLIDKPLDEPVDLILHNQTIFRGRPAQSDGQYAVFITECAADPNVQRNRDAS, encoded by the coding sequence ATGACCGATCCGTCAGGCGCCAACCTGAATCGAACGAGACTGCACCGGCTTCTGGCAGCGGTTGGCTCGGCCCCGGCCCAGATCGAGAGGGCCGGCAAGGTGGAGGTCTACGATTGGCGCGATCCGCACTACTTCAACGAGGACCAGCGCAACCGGCTGGCCGCCCTCATGAGCCAGGTGGCGGCGGTGCTCTCGGAGCGATGCGCGCACTTCTTCAACAGTGAGTTCAACGTCGTGCCGGCCTCGATCACACAGCACTTCGCCAATGACGTGAACCATCACATCGACCTGGAACGGAGCTTCTCCCTGTCCTTCGGTCCCGATGCGAAGCCGCCATGCGGGTTCCTGGCGATCGGCGCCGAGGCGGCGATGGACTGGGTCACGCGATTGTTGGGCGATTCCGAATCCGAACAGAACCCGGATCGCGTCCTCTCCTCGTTGGAGCAATCGCTTCTGTCCAATCTCGTCGGCGCGATGGCCGAGGCGTTCCTCGGCTCATTGAAGCCCCACCAGAACCTCAAGCCGGCCGACGAGGTGGTCCGAGGCTCCGTCGCCACCGCGTTCGAGCCGACCGACCCGATCTGCAGGATCGTGTTCCAGATCGGCAAGGCAGGCGCCGAGCCCGGCCACGAGGTCACCTTCGTCCTGGACGCCCCGGCGCTGGCCCCGGTCGTCGGCAGGACGATCCAGGCGAAGACGACGGTGCCGCAGAATGAGCTGGCGCGCCTGCTGATGGAGCACGTGCATCGGATGTCCGTGCCGATCGCCGCACGGCTGGGCTCGACGCGACTGTCGTTCGAGGAGGTCCTGGATCTGGCGCCCGGCGACGTCCTTCTGATCGACAAGCCCCTCGATGAGCCGGTCGATCTGATCCTCCACAACCAGACCATTTTCCGCGGCCGTCCGGCCCAATCGGACGGACAGTACGCCGTGTTCATTACCGAGTGCGCCGCCGATCCCAACGTCCAGCGGAACCGCGACGCCAGCTAA
- a CDS encoding tetratricopeptide repeat protein translates to MRTDYQAYQDGLSMTVQVHKTIAKATRLPNSRDLPLSFGIAAILCLALIPMSPDTTWGQTGPVPSPNRRGARAPANRDTEIRSTPADAVTPEYSSPEADHAVTGLLSRTTTPTEEIEEDLPWQTDMTRRLWQNRILAPDPSEDAETRAALNDLIHRIRSVRFDDDAAGPTFSVPTEPAPIVGPARAPQPDTAQPTPTPVPTTPAEPAATLTEATLKKLEDALHDPSQVADPLEMAELLFLSGRRAEATVFYERALARTTPNDRSTENDRAWILFQLGNCLRQTDMTRARDMYMKLVAEYPASPWTELAKAHGRLITWYQSAKPQQFMPQQESQ, encoded by the coding sequence ATGAGAACAGATTACCAGGCGTACCAGGACGGACTCTCAATGACCGTACAAGTCCACAAGACCATAGCGAAGGCGACCCGGCTACCCAACAGTCGCGATCTGCCGTTGTCCTTTGGGATCGCAGCCATTCTCTGTCTGGCCCTGATACCGATGTCGCCGGACACGACATGGGGACAGACCGGCCCCGTTCCCTCGCCGAACCGACGAGGCGCCAGGGCACCGGCCAATCGCGACACAGAGATCCGCTCTACGCCGGCCGACGCGGTGACCCCCGAGTATTCGTCTCCCGAGGCGGACCATGCCGTGACCGGTCTTCTGAGTCGGACCACGACCCCAACCGAAGAGATCGAGGAAGACCTGCCTTGGCAAACCGACATGACGCGCCGCCTATGGCAGAACCGCATCCTGGCCCCCGATCCGAGCGAAGACGCGGAGACGCGGGCGGCGCTGAACGACCTGATCCACAGGATCCGGTCGGTGCGATTCGATGACGACGCCGCCGGGCCAACGTTCTCGGTCCCCACGGAACCGGCGCCCATCGTCGGCCCCGCCCGAGCGCCGCAGCCGGACACAGCCCAGCCAACCCCGACCCCGGTACCAACCACCCCCGCCGAGCCGGCGGCCACCTTGACAGAGGCGACATTAAAGAAGTTGGAAGACGCGCTGCACGATCCCAGTCAGGTTGCAGACCCACTCGAGATGGCGGAGTTGCTGTTCCTCAGCGGCCGCCGAGCCGAGGCCACGGTCTTCTACGAGAGGGCGCTGGCCCGAACCACACCCAACGACCGCTCGACGGAAAACGACCGGGCGTGGATCCTGTTCCAACTGGGCAACTGCCTGCGCCAGACCGACATGACCCGCGCCAGAGACATGTATATGAAGCTCGTGGCGGAGTATCCGGCTTCCCCCTGGACGGAGCTGGCCAAGGCCCACGGGCGACTGATCACCTGGTATCAGAGCGCCAAGCCACAGCAGTTCATGCCGCAACAAGAATCACAGTGA
- a CDS encoding flagellar basal body-associated FliL family protein, with translation MAEPEKTTKNEQGPEQESQAPKGKGSKLMPCLVPVLAIVLCAGGGFAVGRLFGTRGQAQNVSAAEQGVEALAPLPPIKAAGAGPSWYYDLDPIVANLNEPGVTRYVRATLTLEIDGHLSEKDGIPFLEQRKPLLKNWLTLFIANLTLEDIRGERNLRHVQTQIADIFNQGLFPNAQPCIRLVLFKELSIQ, from the coding sequence ATGGCCGAACCGGAAAAGACGACGAAGAACGAGCAAGGGCCCGAGCAGGAATCGCAGGCCCCGAAGGGCAAAGGCTCGAAGCTGATGCCCTGTCTGGTGCCCGTGCTGGCCATCGTTCTGTGCGCAGGCGGTGGTTTTGCCGTCGGCCGGCTCTTCGGAACGCGGGGTCAGGCCCAGAATGTCTCGGCCGCCGAACAAGGCGTCGAAGCCCTCGCGCCGCTGCCGCCGATCAAGGCGGCCGGCGCCGGACCAAGCTGGTACTACGATCTGGACCCGATCGTGGCCAATCTCAACGAGCCGGGGGTAACCCGATACGTCCGCGCCACACTGACGCTCGAAATCGACGGCCACCTGTCGGAGAAGGACGGCATCCCGTTCCTCGAACAACGAAAACCTCTCCTGAAGAACTGGCTGACGCTGTTCATCGCCAATCTGACCCTTGAAGACATTCGAGGCGAGAGGAACCTTCGTCACGTACAGACCCAGATCGCCGACATCTTCAATCAGGGGTTGTTTCCCAACGCCCAGCCTTGCATCAGACTGGTCCTGTTCAAGGAGCTGTCGATCCAATGA
- a CDS encoding sigma-54-dependent transcriptional regulator, with translation MSNTEIDSDNKVQSQYDNVSVLIIEDDPETARLMLAILARKGVSAQLAGSAKAALAALDRGRCDLVFLSTQLGHAPHRPDSFELLETIRAAAPEMPIVMIAGPQDTDDARCRQAGTPTDDDRLLRLGTETAVRAIQAGCRDFLLKPLSRHTIETLLETVLPNHRVATTASAHEGDRCLYQIVGRSPKLVQTVALAERIAPTSVPVLINGESGTGKELVSMLIHHKSRRALGPFVHVNCAALSETLLESELFGHEKGAFTGAYTQRKGRFERAHGGTLLLDEITETPPQFQAKLLRILEQQEFERVGGSENVKINVRIISTTNRDLLHEVQMGRFRQDLYYRLSAARIVVPPLRERRDDLTELVWHFVNLYAREAQRCIKRLDPAMMEIFAEYSWPGNIRQLRNVVLTSLILGAGSTLSLADVSWLFDELQPLTQQGPTHPSAETAIGAAATLPAEPASNVGGIPLADLERQAILETLRQTSGNRAKAAKVLGISDRTLREKVRRYRNRECLQPSLANVS, from the coding sequence GTGAGTAACACAGAGATCGACAGCGACAACAAGGTGCAGTCACAGTACGACAACGTCAGCGTGCTCATCATCGAGGATGACCCGGAGACCGCTCGGCTGATGCTCGCGATCCTTGCCCGCAAGGGCGTCAGCGCGCAGTTGGCCGGCAGTGCCAAGGCCGCCCTGGCGGCGCTCGACCGAGGCCGCTGCGACCTGGTCTTCCTCAGCACGCAACTGGGTCACGCGCCCCATCGGCCGGACAGCTTCGAACTGCTGGAGACCATCCGGGCGGCCGCTCCTGAGATGCCGATCGTCATGATTGCCGGACCCCAGGATACGGACGACGCACGCTGCCGCCAAGCCGGCACGCCGACCGACGACGATCGCCTGCTCCGCCTCGGGACCGAGACGGCCGTCAGGGCGATTCAAGCCGGCTGCCGTGACTTCCTGCTCAAGCCGCTCAGCCGCCACACGATCGAGACTCTCCTCGAAACCGTGCTGCCCAACCACCGCGTGGCCACGACCGCCTCGGCCCACGAAGGGGATCGCTGCCTCTATCAGATCGTCGGCAGAAGCCCCAAGCTCGTGCAGACCGTCGCGCTGGCCGAGAGAATCGCGCCGACGTCCGTGCCCGTCCTGATCAACGGCGAGAGCGGGACCGGCAAAGAACTGGTCTCCATGCTGATCCACCACAAGAGCAGACGGGCCTTGGGACCGTTCGTACACGTCAACTGCGCGGCGCTGAGCGAGACGTTGCTCGAAAGCGAGCTGTTCGGACACGAGAAAGGCGCCTTCACCGGGGCCTACACCCAGCGCAAGGGCCGCTTCGAAAGGGCGCACGGCGGAACGCTGCTGCTCGACGAGATCACCGAGACACCGCCCCAGTTCCAGGCCAAGCTCCTGCGCATCCTCGAACAGCAGGAGTTCGAACGGGTCGGCGGCAGCGAGAACGTCAAGATCAACGTCCGGATCATCAGCACGACCAATCGTGACCTCCTGCATGAGGTGCAGATGGGTCGCTTCCGCCAGGACCTCTACTATCGGCTCAGCGCCGCACGGATCGTGGTCCCGCCCCTGCGAGAGCGCCGCGACGACCTGACCGAACTGGTCTGGCATTTCGTCAATCTTTACGCCCGCGAGGCCCAGCGGTGCATCAAACGTCTGGACCCGGCGATGATGGAGATCTTCGCCGAGTATTCCTGGCCCGGCAACATCCGCCAGCTTCGCAACGTGGTGCTCACCAGTCTGATCCTCGGAGCCGGTTCGACGCTGTCCCTGGCCGATGTTTCGTGGCTGTTCGACGAGCTTCAGCCTCTGACGCAGCAGGGCCCGACGCACCCAAGCGCCGAGACGGCGATCGGAGCGGCGGCCACTCTGCCGGCCGAGCCGGCGTCCAACGTCGGCGGCATTCCGCTGGCCGACCTCGAGCGCCAGGCGATCCTCGAAACCTTGCGCCAGACCAGCGGCAATCGGGCCAAGGCCGCCAAGGTGCTCGGGATCAGTGATCGCACGCTGCGCGAGAAGGTCCGCCGCTACCGCAACCGAGAATGTCTCCAACCGTCTCTCGCGAACGTATCGTGA
- a CDS encoding tetratricopeptide repeat protein, protein MAIKRPQPNRKKKIEAQTPLDEELFATPIDRPEYGDIFASLLDFASEAGPPAFGDPIERPRQTPLRLPRPRLSNVQKGLLAGIVFIAALVAYTLLKVVPSQPRPEARSQQDPMQNQQTSFQPSYTDSPAQPSLQSPQPSLPVAEPAPAYQSAAISLPGVEPLSLQIAEKLYLSADYESALATYDKLYRRLPSTEAQQPLRDFLLLRMALCSRNTGRTQQADNMLRTVSLSRLPMLRALARYHQSITLMQRERYLEAATRAYQTLALVEVVDYDETWLSAVRRQCSFLAAEALTRSLLSLRDADGDLPAELWTRHPDIDPFVNLDEAQLRVFLASGSEKLDEALLAPQIRPAREEGHWTVVCNGAPIEELLSRFATNTGYDLQWLDDGKAALEEETLRRRPAYIYLRSATTQQVMTIASGSVGLLARMDASRSIRIVDPSTYFSLADHTELLAEESVSLWQRFLLTAEDDKRVPSAHFALGLLHTVREQTDEAIAEYKLVANRFTRDELASHALLHSGRLKVALRDYVGAQADLQQLVNLYPETDLADRACLYLADATMNAGLYEKATELYRKVYNLGLSRDSQTESSLGAGRCFYETGHFEEAAQWLSRYVALAQDQNRREFHAACLLLGKTYLALDRPQQAHAALNLALRGDLSRQQHVETITTLVRTYVQQGLYVEALNILEGANAWQLSQQESVELLLIRAKILRSIGLQKKAVAILAEKSQFLPNSALKGKVALELATCHVESGDLEQARKTLSEMLTVVEPGVLAHEIGCELAKICLRVGQPDQAISICSQLLEHTEDPGEKRRIQTLLAAAHREKGQYEQAVSVLLENRAASARSGGGLPDQTTGR, encoded by the coding sequence ATGGCGATCAAGAGGCCACAACCGAATCGCAAGAAGAAGATCGAGGCCCAGACCCCGCTCGACGAGGAGCTCTTTGCGACCCCGATCGACCGGCCGGAGTACGGCGACATCTTCGCTTCTCTGCTCGACTTCGCCTCCGAAGCCGGCCCGCCGGCGTTCGGCGACCCCATCGAGCGACCAAGACAGACGCCGCTTCGTTTGCCCCGTCCGCGACTGTCCAACGTGCAGAAGGGATTGTTGGCCGGGATCGTCTTCATCGCGGCGCTCGTGGCCTACACCCTGCTGAAGGTCGTGCCGTCGCAGCCGCGCCCCGAGGCCCGCTCGCAACAGGACCCGATGCAGAATCAGCAGACCTCCTTTCAGCCGTCTTACACCGATTCACCGGCCCAGCCGTCCCTTCAGTCGCCGCAACCGTCCTTGCCCGTCGCGGAACCGGCCCCGGCGTACCAGAGCGCGGCAATCAGTCTGCCCGGCGTCGAACCGCTCTCGCTGCAGATCGCCGAGAAGCTCTATCTCAGCGCCGATTATGAAAGCGCGCTGGCCACCTACGACAAACTCTATCGGCGGCTCCCATCGACCGAGGCACAGCAACCGTTGCGCGACTTCCTGCTCCTTCGCATGGCCCTGTGCAGCCGGAACACGGGCCGAACGCAGCAGGCCGACAACATGCTCAGGACCGTGTCCCTCAGTCGGCTGCCGATGCTCAGGGCCCTGGCGCGATACCACCAGAGCATCACACTGATGCAACGCGAGCGGTACCTCGAAGCGGCGACGCGGGCCTATCAGACCCTCGCGCTGGTTGAGGTGGTGGACTACGATGAGACGTGGCTTTCCGCCGTCCGGCGACAGTGTTCTTTTCTGGCCGCCGAGGCGCTGACCCGCAGTCTTCTGTCCCTGCGGGACGCCGACGGCGATCTGCCGGCGGAGCTCTGGACCCGACACCCGGACATCGACCCCTTCGTCAATCTGGACGAGGCCCAACTGAGGGTCTTTCTGGCGTCAGGGTCCGAGAAGCTTGACGAAGCTCTGCTGGCACCTCAGATCCGTCCGGCACGGGAGGAGGGCCATTGGACGGTCGTCTGCAACGGCGCGCCCATCGAGGAACTGCTGTCGCGGTTCGCCACGAACACAGGGTACGACCTTCAGTGGCTCGACGACGGCAAAGCGGCCCTGGAAGAGGAGACCCTGCGGCGTCGGCCGGCCTACATCTATCTGCGGTCGGCGACGACACAGCAGGTCATGACGATTGCATCCGGAAGCGTCGGCCTTCTGGCTCGTATGGACGCCAGCCGAAGCATCCGCATCGTCGATCCGTCCACGTATTTCTCGCTGGCCGACCACACGGAACTGCTCGCCGAGGAATCCGTGTCGCTCTGGCAGCGGTTCCTTCTGACGGCCGAGGACGACAAACGTGTCCCCAGCGCCCATTTCGCCCTGGGGCTTCTCCACACGGTGCGCGAACAGACCGACGAGGCGATCGCCGAGTACAAGCTGGTCGCCAATCGCTTTACACGAGACGAGCTGGCCTCCCACGCTCTGCTGCATTCCGGGCGACTCAAGGTCGCGCTGCGTGACTACGTGGGCGCCCAGGCGGACCTCCAGCAACTCGTGAACCTCTACCCGGAAACCGATCTGGCGGACCGCGCGTGCCTGTATCTGGCCGACGCCACGATGAACGCGGGATTGTACGAGAAAGCCACCGAGCTGTATCGGAAGGTCTACAACCTGGGTCTGTCGCGTGACTCTCAGACGGAATCGTCGCTGGGGGCGGGGCGCTGCTTCTATGAGACCGGCCACTTTGAAGAGGCGGCCCAGTGGCTGAGCCGATACGTCGCGCTGGCCCAGGACCAGAACCGGCGGGAGTTCCATGCCGCCTGCCTGCTTCTGGGCAAGACCTATCTGGCCCTCGATAGGCCGCAACAAGCCCACGCCGCACTGAACCTGGCGCTCCGGGGCGATCTGTCCCGACAGCAGCACGTCGAGACCATCACCACACTGGTCAGAACGTACGTGCAGCAGGGACTCTATGTCGAGGCCCTGAACATTCTCGAAGGCGCCAACGCATGGCAACTCTCCCAGCAGGAGTCGGTGGAGTTGCTCCTGATTCGCGCGAAGATTCTGCGGTCGATCGGTCTCCAGAAGAAAGCCGTCGCCATCCTCGCGGAGAAGAGCCAGTTTCTTCCCAATTCCGCCCTCAAGGGCAAGGTAGCTCTGGAGCTGGCCACCTGCCACGTGGAGAGCGGCGACCTCGAACAGGCCCGCAAGACGCTCAGCGAAATGCTGACCGTTGTCGAGCCTGGAGTGCTGGCCCATGAAATCGGTTGTGAACTGGCAAAGATCTGTCTTCGCGTGGGGCAGCCCGACCAGGCAATCTCGATCTGCTCGCAGTTGCTCGAACACACGGAAGACCCGGGTGAGAAGAGGAGAATTCAAACCCTTCTGGCCGCGGCACATCGTGAGAAAGGGCAATACGAACAGGCCGTATCAGTATTGCTGGAGAACCGGGCGGCCTCTGCGCGTTCCGGCGGCGGGCTGCCCGATCAGACGACAGGACGATGA
- a CDS encoding flagellar hook protein FlgE, with translation MSYALSSGVTGLQAHQKMLDVAGNNLANVNTTAFKSSQVTFSELLGETLQQASQPTAQIGGTNPQQMGSGVGVSGITPNMSQGNIVKTGNPLDVALEGAGYFVVSDGERSLYSRAGTFGVDESGYLVDPSTGYRVQRLGLVGEADGFQIPGSSGIRVPYDVALSAQQTSEIIVSGNLSSDASGTPMAQVLTGSSKLTHGSSDATETTLIGELDQFSGSATPSGTISFEGYQSDGTALTGSLAIGAGTTVGDVIDYLNNTALDGATASLVNGQIRITDNQTGYSRLDMTMSYAGAGTLDLPGYFELTSVGGDEVKGVNIAVYDSQGGKHVLSAAFVRSDTINTWDLVLTSVTGNIASVGLDSRRIEGITFDARTGAFNGLPDGETAAFNLTFDHDVDHAQTIRLNLGTVGSFDGLTQFAGNSTAVAREQDGYEAGNLSAVSVNNEGVLIGSFSNGIKKDLAVLAIALFKNAAGLQGAGNGYYVPSANSGAAVVTQAMSGGAGSIHGGSLEKSNADVATEFVSLILAQNGFQANARTISVANDILRELTNLIR, from the coding sequence ATGAGTTACGCGCTGTCGTCCGGGGTGACCGGACTCCAGGCCCACCAGAAGATGTTGGACGTTGCGGGCAACAACCTGGCCAACGTCAATACGACCGCGTTCAAGTCGAGCCAGGTCACGTTCTCGGAACTGCTCGGTGAGACTCTTCAGCAGGCTTCGCAACCTACCGCTCAGATCGGTGGAACCAACCCGCAACAAATGGGAAGCGGCGTGGGCGTGTCGGGCATTACCCCGAATATGAGCCAGGGCAACATCGTGAAGACGGGCAATCCCCTGGATGTGGCGCTCGAAGGAGCCGGCTATTTCGTCGTCAGCGATGGGGAGCGGTCTCTCTATTCCCGGGCCGGCACGTTCGGTGTCGATGAGTCCGGCTATCTGGTCGATCCATCCACCGGATACCGCGTCCAGCGCCTGGGGCTTGTGGGGGAGGCCGACGGGTTCCAGATCCCCGGCAGCAGTGGCATCCGCGTACCTTATGACGTGGCCCTGTCGGCCCAGCAGACATCCGAGATCATCGTCAGTGGCAACCTGAGCTCCGATGCCTCCGGCACGCCAATGGCTCAGGTGCTGACGGGATCGTCGAAGCTCACCCACGGGAGCAGTGACGCGACCGAGACGACGCTGATTGGTGAACTCGATCAGTTCTCCGGAAGCGCAACTCCCAGTGGCACAATCAGCTTCGAAGGGTACCAGTCCGACGGCACTGCGCTTACGGGAAGTCTTGCTATCGGCGCCGGCACCACGGTGGGCGATGTGATCGACTACCTGAACAACACCGCGCTGGACGGGGCGACCGCGTCTCTGGTGAACGGGCAGATCCGCATCACCGACAACCAGACCGGCTACAGCCGATTGGACATGACCATGTCGTACGCCGGCGCGGGAACTCTGGACCTGCCGGGCTACTTCGAACTGACATCCGTCGGAGGTGACGAGGTCAAAGGGGTCAACATCGCTGTGTACGATTCGCAAGGCGGCAAACACGTTCTGTCGGCCGCGTTCGTTCGCAGCGATACGATCAACACCTGGGACCTGGTCCTGACGTCCGTGACCGGCAATATCGCATCCGTGGGGTTGGACAGCCGGCGCATTGAGGGGATTACCTTCGATGCCCGGACCGGCGCATTCAACGGCCTGCCCGATGGCGAAACTGCCGCATTCAACCTGACGTTCGACCACGACGTCGATCACGCGCAGACGATTCGATTGAACCTCGGGACCGTAGGGTCGTTCGACGGTCTGACCCAGTTCGCCGGAAACTCGACGGCCGTGGCCCGGGAGCAGGACGGCTACGAGGCCGGCAATCTGTCGGCCGTATCGGTCAACAATGAAGGGGTGCTCATCGGCAGCTTCAGCAACGGGATCAAGAAGGATTTGGCGGTTCTGGCGATCGCCTTGTTCAAGAACGCGGCCGGTCTGCAGGGCGCCGGCAACGGATACTACGTTCCGTCGGCCAACTCCGGCGCGGCCGTGGTCACGCAGGCGATGAGTGGCGGAGCCGGTTCCATCCATGGCGGATCGCTGGAGAAATCCAACGCCGATGTGGCGACCGAATTCGTCAGTCTGATCCTGGCCCAGAACGGTTTCCAGGCGAATGCGAGGACCATCTCCGTGGCCAACGACATTCTTCGGGAATTGACCAACCTGATTCGATAA
- a CDS encoding flagellar hook assembly protein FlgD: protein MSVIGATASAGELQMDFMQLLVAQLQNQNPLEPMDNQDMAAQLAQFSQLQQLENMNGSFGQVLKAVEKEYASSLIGKDVSFVVTADDGTVTADTGRVDEVLVDGDDVTLVVAGRRVALADVFSIRE from the coding sequence ATGAGTGTGATAGGCGCCACAGCGTCGGCCGGCGAGCTTCAGATGGATTTCATGCAGTTGCTCGTCGCGCAGCTTCAGAATCAGAATCCGCTGGAACCGATGGACAACCAGGACATGGCGGCCCAACTGGCGCAGTTCTCGCAGCTCCAGCAGTTGGAGAACATGAACGGTTCGTTCGGTCAGGTGCTCAAGGCCGTCGAGAAGGAGTACGCCAGCTCTCTGATCGGCAAGGACGTCTCGTTCGTGGTGACGGCCGACGATGGGACGGTGACGGCCGACACCGGGCGGGTGGACGAGGTGCTTGTCGACGGGGACGACGTCACACTGGTTGTTGCGGGCCGTCGCGTTGCTTTGGCGGATGTGTTCTCGATTCGGGAATAA
- a CDS encoding sigma-54 interaction domain-containing protein, with amino-acid sequence MSILRRIAVISRDPQIHDLAQEIAHEVFVADDLAEASDIVAAVTPDMMLFNGGVSPNHIRRFLEQTHRRVNSLPMSVVASLEPSPFSDREYEQAGVSHCLVGPENCRRLPEIAAQVRAAEQNGASEARHDDYFLDDRAAAIRMVGRSKAIRETLTMIQLVGESRCNPVLILGETGTGKEVAAQAIHQVRHPQEPFVAVNCAALTSTLLESELFGHVKGAFTSADRDKTGLLEQAGSGTLFLDEISEMPLELQAKLLRVLQERTFHKVGGVKDLTCEATIITSSNRNLKQEVREKRFRQDLYYRLNVCPIVLTPLRSPDRRADIPLLARYFLAHSDIRGSRPGQATAITKLALESLYQHDWPGNVRELRNVIERAILLERTGKIALDSIVIEHAEHEEARTGSVGERVRDFSLEKAERELIARALHETGWQKTQAASLLGITRATLYAKVKQYNIQKLPARQSDVCLSAPEPTEAEPILVG; translated from the coding sequence ATGAGCATACTTCGAAGAATCGCAGTCATCAGCAGAGACCCTCAGATTCACGACCTCGCCCAGGAAATTGCCCACGAGGTATTCGTGGCCGACGACCTTGCCGAGGCAAGTGACATCGTTGCTGCCGTGACGCCGGACATGATGTTATTCAATGGAGGCGTTTCCCCGAACCACATTCGCCGCTTCCTGGAACAGACCCACAGACGGGTGAATTCGCTGCCGATGAGCGTCGTGGCCTCACTGGAACCGTCGCCGTTCTCCGATCGCGAGTACGAACAGGCCGGCGTGTCGCATTGTCTCGTCGGTCCGGAGAATTGCCGGCGACTTCCCGAGATCGCCGCTCAGGTCCGGGCGGCCGAACAGAACGGCGCGAGCGAAGCCCGGCACGACGACTACTTCCTCGACGATCGCGCGGCGGCCATCCGGATGGTGGGAAGGAGCAAGGCGATTCGCGAAACGCTGACGATGATCCAGCTCGTCGGCGAAAGCCGCTGCAATCCGGTTCTCATCCTGGGGGAAACGGGGACGGGCAAAGAGGTCGCCGCCCAGGCCATCCATCAGGTGAGGCATCCTCAGGAGCCCTTCGTCGCCGTCAACTGCGCCGCCCTGACCAGCACCCTGCTCGAAAGTGAACTGTTCGGCCACGTCAAGGGGGCGTTCACCAGCGCCGACCGCGACAAGACAGGGCTTCTCGAACAGGCCGGCTCCGGGACACTCTTTCTCGACGAGATCAGCGAGATGCCGCTCGAACTGCAGGCCAAGCTCCTGCGTGTCCTTCAGGAGCGGACGTTCCACAAGGTGGGAGGGGTCAAGGATCTGACCTGCGAGGCCACCATCATCACGTCGAGCAATCGCAACCTGAAACAGGAGGTCCGAGAAAAGCGTTTCCGCCAGGACCTCTACTACCGTCTGAACGTCTGCCCGATCGTGCTGACGCCGTTGAGGTCGCCGGACCGCCGAGCGGACATCCCACTGCTGGCCCGCTACTTCCTGGCGCACTCGGACATCCGTGGTTCCCGGCCCGGCCAGGCGACCGCCATCACCAAACTGGCCCTCGAATCGCTCTACCAGCACGACTGGCCCGGAAACGTACGAGAGTTGCGCAACGTGATCGAACGGGCCATCCTCCTGGAACGAACGGGCAAAATCGCCCTTGACAGTATTGTTATCGAGCATGCCGAGCATGAAGAGGCCCGCACGGGATCTGTCGGCGAGCGCGTCCGTGACTTCTCTCTTGAGAAGGCCGAACGCGAGTTGATCGCCCGCGCCCTGCATGAGACCGGCTGGCAGAAGACCCAGGCCGCCTCTCTTCTCGGCATCACTCGCGCGACGCTGTACGCCAAGGTCAAGCAGTACAATATCCAGAAACTGCCCGCCCGACAGAGTGACGTCTGCTTGTCCGCACCGGAGCCCACGGAGGCCGAGCCCATTCTGGTGGGTTAG
- a CDS encoding FliM/FliN family flagellar motor switch protein: protein MPETAEAPTQNDEKTQAQSVEFPQAPEGEVTASSGQLDLLLDMDVSVTVALGATQVPVRRLLQLGPGAVLKLEKPIEAPVDLYLKDSKFAEAEVVVVDNRFAVRIKTITGAGVAASASES from the coding sequence ATGCCCGAAACCGCCGAAGCACCGACCCAGAACGACGAGAAGACGCAGGCTCAGTCGGTGGAGTTCCCACAGGCACCGGAGGGTGAAGTCACTGCCTCCAGCGGCCAGCTCGATCTCCTCCTGGATATGGACGTGTCCGTCACGGTGGCGCTGGGCGCCACGCAGGTCCCCGTACGCCGCCTGCTGCAACTGGGGCCGGGCGCTGTGCTCAAGCTCGAGAAACCCATCGAAGCCCCCGTGGACCTCTATCTGAAGGATTCCAAGTTCGCCGAGGCCGAAGTGGTCGTGGTGGACAACCGGTTCGCCGTACGCATCAAGACGATCACGGGCGCCGGCGTCGCCGCCTCCGCTTCGGAAAGCTGA